A section of the Papio anubis isolate 15944 chromosome 2, Panubis1.0, whole genome shotgun sequence genome encodes:
- the CLEC3B gene encoding tetranectin translates to MELWGAYLLLCLFSLLTQVTTEPPTQKPKKVVNAKKDVVSTKMFEELKSRLDTLAQEVALLKEQQALQTVCLKGTKVHMKCFLAFTQAKTFHEASEDCISRGGTLGTPQTGSENDALYEYLRQSVGNEAEIWLGLNDMATEGIWVDMTGARIAYKNWETEITAQPDGGKTENCAVLSGAANGKWFDKRCRDPLPYICQFGIV, encoded by the exons ATGGAGCTCTGGGGGGCCtacctcctcctctgcctcttctccctcctgACCCAGGTCACCACCGAGCCACCAACCCAGAAGCCCAAGAAGGTTGTAAATGCCAAGAAAG ATGTTGTGAGCACAAAGATGTTTGAGGAGCTCAAAAGCCGTCTGGACACCCTGGCCCAGGAGGTGGCTCTGCTGAAGGAGCAGCAGGCCTTGCAGACGG TCTGCCTGAAGGGGACCAAGGTGCACATGAAATGCTTTCTGGCCTTCACCCAGGCGAAGACCTTCCACGAGGCCAGCGAGGACTGCATCTCGCGCGGGGGCACCTTGGGCACTCCGCAGACTGGCTCGGAGAATGACGCCCTGTACGAGTACCTGCGCCAGAGCGTGGGCAACGAGGCCGAGATCTGGCTGGGCCTCAACGACATGGCGACCGAGGGCATCTGGGTGGACATGACCGGCGCCCGCATCGCCTACAAGAACTGGGAGACCGAGATCACCGCGCAGCCTGACGGCGGCAAGACCGAGAACTGCGCGGTCCTGTCAGGCGCGGCCAATGGCAAGTGGTTCGACAAGCGCTGCCGCGATCCACTGCCCTACATTTGCCAGTTCGGGATCGTGTAA